A region of the Thioploca ingrica genome:
GGGGAATGGGGCATTATGGACTTCCTTCCTTCAATAACCGTTGGCCGCAATGGGCTGTCGAACCCACTTTTTGGCCCATTCTGGGATTCGGTTTATTGATCATGGCCTTTTCATCGGAAACTTGGCAATTCAATCACTTGACTTATTTGCAAACGATAATTCCCGTCACTTTCTATTTCGTTCTCATGTTGCGCAATACTGACTGGAAATGGCTACCTTGGTTAGTTGGTTTAGCTTTAATGGTCAGTGGTGGGGTAGTATTATTAGTAGTAAGTAATGGGGTGGTATCATTGGAATTATCGCGTGATTCAGAGTTATTTTTCATTTTTGGAATAACAATTTGGGTCAATTTATTATTCTGGCTATCACGAGTTATTCAGCGTTCTCATGAGATAGCCCATTGGCAGTTCCAGCGGCTAGTTCAACCTTTATTGATCTGGTCTATCGGAGTCATTGGCCTTCAGCTACTTGGATTAAGCTTTATCACGCTGCTAGTCAATTTCTCTTTTTCTCACCAACACTTTTCATCAAGTGAAGTTACAGTCCTCATTGTTTGGGCAATATTACTCAATTTTTCTTGCTTTCACTTAGTCAGCGTATCAATGCAATCCGTATTTGCTCATACTTTGATATTATCATTGTTAAATACCACCTTGTTATTACTCAACGGCTGGATTAATACACCGCTATTACTCAGTTTATGGACAGGTGGATTATTGCTTTATTTCAAAGTGAATAACCAAGCTCACCCAATTTGGCTAACTACCCTCGCTACTTGGTTATGGCTTAGTTTTGCGGCGGCATTACTTACTTTCCCTCTCCTGTTGATGCCAGCGATTTCAATGAATGAACGCTTATTAACGCTGGGCTTATTAGCAGCCTTAAGTTTTATGTTTGGTTGGTTTAATATCCACCACCAGATGACGAGAAGTTGGTTGGTCGGTAGCGTTGTCCTTGCTGGATTATTTTTGCACCTGATTTGGTTAATGATATTGCCCCAGGAGCAACCCATTTTACTCTTACCGTGGTATGCGTTACAAAATGGCTTACTGATGTGGGGTACGTTTTGGTTGAGAGCTCAAAATTTTGCTATCGCCGAGGATAAACAAGCTCATTTACACTGGTTGCTCCGGGGATTAACCCCAGTACTAACAAGTTTGAGCTTATTGAGTTTGTGGTTAGCACAAGGGATGTCGGTCTTAGCTATTGCGAAGGATCAAGAACCACTCAATTTTTTCGCCCAATTGGCGGTGATTGTCACCTACTTGCTTCTCCTCGGGGGATGGTGGCGATACAGTCCTTGGCAAAAGACGGATAAGAAAAATTGGATTGATAGCTTGGCTATTTTAATCGCTGGGTTAGGAATTTACCTCCGCTTGTTAGGGGTGGGTTTCGCACCGCCTAGTGTTTGGGATACCGCCGTACCGCTATTACTTAGTTTATGGACGGGTGGATTATTGCTTTACTTCCAAGTGAATAACCAAGCTCACCAAATCTGGCTTACTCTCCGAGCGATTTGGTTATGGCTTAGTTTAGCGACTACATTGCTCAGCCTCATTCTCATGCCAGCGATTTCAACGAATGAGCAATTATTGACGCTAGGCTTATTGGCTACCCTGAGTTTTATGTTCAGTGGGTTCAATATCCACCATTATGCCGTGAGAGGCGGGTTGGTGGGTGGTGTGGTCTTCTTGGGATTATTTTTGCACCTGATTTGGTTAATGATATTACCCCAGGATCAACTCACTTCACTCTTGCCGTGGTATGCGTTACAAAATGGCTTACTGATGTGGGGTACGTTCTGGTTGAGAACCCAAGATTTCTTCACCATCGCCGAGGATAAACAAGCTCATTTACGCTGGTTGCTCAGAGGCTTAGCACTAGTACTCGCGAGTTTGACCCTATTTAGTTTATTATTAGCACAAGGGATGTCGGTCTTAGCTCTCGCAAAGAATCAAGAAACGCTGAGTTTCTTTGCTCAACTGGCGGTGATTGTCACCTACTTGCTTCTCCTCGGAGGATGGTGGCGATACAGTCCTTGGCAAAATAATCATAAGGAAATTTGGATGGGTAGTTTGGCTATTTTAATAGCTGGATTAGGGATTTACCTCCGCTTGTTAGGGGTGGGTTTCGCGCCGCCCAATGTTTGGGATACCGCCGTCTTGATGGGCAGTAGCTATGTGCTATTAGCCATTCAACATCTTTATCCGGCTTATCCACTGTATCGGTTAACTTTACTGATACCCGGATTAGCTATACTAACCGTACCGCCACAACTGGAATCTATTCAAGCCAGCATGGCTTTAGTAGCTGCTGCCACTTTATACCTGCTCATGCCCCGTCGTTCCCAGCAAAATTTACCGCTTTATTTAGGGCTATTAGCTTTAAATGTGGGTCTCTATTTGTGGGTGCCCAGTTTGGCTCAGGATTATAAACTGCTTCAAGTTTATACTATCCCGGCGGCCCTAAGCTTGTTATTGATGTTACAATTACACGAGTTAGAGCTAAAACCCAGTGTGCTGAATGCGATACGCTTGGTTGCGCTTAGTACCTTATATGCCAGTGCGACTTTAGACGTTTTTCTTCAAGAAGCACTCAGTATTTTCATTTTAGTGTTAGCTTTAAGTTTAGCCGGGGTGATACTCGGAATCGCTTTACGCATACGGGTTTTTCTTTATAGCAGTACCGTATTTTTAGTCCTCAATGTGGTAGGGCAACTCATTCAATTTTATCCAGAAGGACGTTTGGGCAAAGCGATTATCTTAATGATACTGGGTATATTAATCACCGCCGGAATGATTTGGTTTAGTATCCAACGTGAAATATTCCTACAACGAATTGATAATATGCGCGCCAATTTAGCTACTTGGGCGTAAATGTGGAGAAAGGAGAGAAAGGATATTTCCTCTCCTTTCTAGAATGTGAATCGGGTTAAGTGTGCGAAAGCTAACTTTGGTTAGGTTTCGTTCCTCAACTTAACCTCACTTAATTTATATACGTTCCCCTTGTTTTTAGCCAAGAGAGATATTAAAAATATCTAAAATATGATATAATAAAAAATTATATAATAAAATAAATTTTATTGTTGTTTACAATCAATTTGAAAGGATTCTTTCCTACCTAAGTATTTCAATTGAGCGTATTATTTGAGTAAGTTAAAATCACGTTGCGTTTAGAGTGGTAAAATTTGACAAAATAGTTCATTATAATAGGCTTATCAATTTTTACAGTTTTAGTTTAGGAGATTATAACAATGTTATTAAGATTACCATTATTTTTGTTTATATTATTATTGAGCATTGTGGGTTGCGAACAGCAGGATAAGGAAACCAATACTAAATCTCCACCCGGTATGTCTACGCCAGAAAAACCAGCTATGCCAACTAACAAGGAGGAAAATACTGGTACTACCGGATCGGATACCACTCCTGGAGGGGAAACTGATGCCAAGAAAACTGAACCTGATGCCAATAAAGCAGCAGAACCGAGCACAGATACTCCAGCAGCCGGTGGTGAAGGAGCAACTGAAACTAAACCCGATAAAGAAACAACTGACAATGCTCATTAGTCAATGCACAGTACGGGTTGCTTTGCGACTGAACTTTGCTTAGGCTAAATTCTTTCTTGAGTAGTTTCTAGGGGTATTCAACCGGATACCCCTAGTTTATTAGAAATAAAAAAATAGATTAACTAGCGTTATAGAGAAATCAAAAACTTCTTGTTGTTACCTATATAAAAATAAGTGATTATTCATAAGGATTTGTAAAACTTGTTTTAGGTAAGCAGGTTGGCCTTTTTTATTCGATAAAGTACTGTAGAATTATGATGATACCACATAAATCAAGCGATATATGGAAGTTACTCGTCACTGGCAAGAAAAAGTGTAGGTGTAATCTTGTGCCAGCAAGTATTTTGTTAGAAAGAATTGTTCGCTCTACTCAGGATGATGATTCACCAGAAAACATCCAACAGTGTGTTGAAGAAACCTATAATTTCTTTGTTCGTTATACACCTATTCTTAGTAAGGATATTTATCAACTTTTTTTTGAAGAAGTTAATGAACAAGTTCCTTGCAGTTCCAAAGAACACTAAAATAATTTAGTCCTATTTATCATCTGAGGTTTCATGGTAAAGTGGTTAATTCTAATGAAGGTAATTGAGGAAAAAGGATTTTAGTACTTTGGTAATACTGAGTTGTTTTCAAGCGTATCTACTTCAGTCTCTCTATTTCGCTCAATGTCAGCAAAGAATTGCCGACATTCATTTATTCTTGAACGCAAGTTAGTATTAAGAACGAAAATGGGTAATAAACTTTCCGCTGGTGCTAAAAATGGGGTGATTGTGGCGTAACAAGGAGTTGCAACCCCTTGATACTCTTACGTTAACATCACTACCCATTTGGCACCACCCACTTTCCTCATCTTTATTCCAAGGAGGGGTAGTTTTTTTATAGAAACCAAATAGCCCTACTTTTACCAGCAACCCTATCAGTACGCCATGCTAGAAATAGTTAACTCCTTTGCCAACGATATCATTGGCTTCACCACCAGTGCAATATTGTTAATCTTATATCACGTTTTTTTGCGCTACCAAATCCGTAACAACCCGGCTTATACTGTGCAATCAGTAAATATCATCGCGCGTACCGCTTGGGTGGAAAATATCATGCGTAATGGCAAAGATATACTGGCTGTGCAAACCTTGCGCAATTCCACGATGGCAGCTACTTTTCTTGCCTCCACCTCGGTATTGTTGATCATGGGAGTATTGAGCCTAAGTGGTCAAGGTGATAAGCTGCATTCCACCTGGCACATACTGAATCTAGTTGGCTCAAAACACCCAGAACTATGGGTAACAAAAGTGCTACTCATGTTGTTGGACCTGTTGGTGGCATTTTTCAGTTTTGCTATGTCTATCCGAATTTACAATCATGTTGGTTATCTCATCAACGTGCCCCTAGAGATGAATCATAAATCCATTTCACCCCACCATGTTGCTGTTCACCTCAATCACGCTGGACATTATTACAGCGTTGGTATGCGTGCCTATTACTTGCTAGTGCCACTCGTATTCTGGTTGTTTGGTCCACATTTGATGTTGCTCTCCACCCTATTGCTGCTCCTCATGCTATACCGCCTGGATCGCGCACCAAAACTAAATTATTTTAATGAATAATAATTAAATACGTGGCGCAATTGATAGACTATGAGTAAACTTTGGACATAATAACCTATCCAAAGCTTCTCCAGAAACCGCCCCTGTAAATATATCGGATAATACAGCTAGTGTAGGATGGGTAGCGCACGTCAGCGCGAAACCTATCCAATTAAGTACTTTGGTTTCCAAAATATTGGGTTTCACTTCGCTCTATCCAACCTACGCACCACATATTATTATAGCTGAAGTACAATAAAATAGGTATATGTAAATAGCAGCAGCTCAACACCTATCAGGTTGAGTTAAACTATCTGCATAACCAACCGGTTCATGAAGGAATCCGAGATGGGAACGGTTAACAAGTTGGCTGAAAGAGTGCAGAACAGCCTAGAAGAGATCTTCCCTCAATTGCGCCAGACCGTGACCAGGAAACTATCGCTAGCGGTCGGAGCGATGCTGGAAGGTCAAACGCCGAATCCGGTAGAACTTTCCAAGTTATTACCGTTACAACCAAAGCGTCCGGACATGCGAGAACAGTGGCTCCGTCGCTTGTTGAAAAACTCGCTCCTGAACGGTACCGTGGGAATGAAACCCTTTGCGACTAGGGAATTATCTAAAGCGGGGCCAAACCGGCAACCGATCCTACTGTGTCTGGCTCAAAGTGACTTGGGAAATCGGATAGCACTGCTGATTATCAGTCTCCGAGTGGGAGGCCGGGCACTGCCATTAGCTTGGTAGGCACAAACGGGGGCTGCGAATATGGGTTTTGAGGCACAAAAGGAATTGCTTGAGGGGGTGTGGTCTTGGCGGCTAACCGATGCTGAGGTGTTGTTGTTAGCCGAGCGTTTCTACCCGTCTCGTGGATTATTTGAGTGGTTACACTCGCCTGGTTGGAAGTATCGGCTACGGTTGAAAAGTAAGGTGTTTGCCTCTCCTGGCTGGGGAGAGGAAACCACCCCCCGTGAGTTAGCACGTGGTATGACGGAGCGCTTCTGGCCGAAGGTCCGTCTCTTTGCCAGCGGCGTGAGGACGAATCTAGGCCTTTTGCCGGAAGCGGGACATCCCCAACCTGGGATTATTGCCATGGACTGTTATCCCGGTCGGGCTGCGGTCATGGATTACCGTGAGCGAGGGGGAATTGAACCGAGGTTTGCCGATTTCAAGACCCGAGGTGTTGATTTGGAAGATTCGCAATTGAGACAAGCCGACCGTTTGGAACGCTTCGTATTGATCCTGGTATTATCTAGGTATTGGTGTGTCCATATCGGGTGCGACGACGCGGCACAGAACCCAACACCACTGGAAAAAAAAGCACCTCATCAAACCGACCCTGAACATTGGATATCCCGGAAACTCAGACGTAGTCTGGGTTCTTGGTTCAAACGCGGCTTACGTCTCATCAGGCGCTGTCTTCAGCAGAACCGACCCGTCCCACCTTTGTTTAGAGGTTGAGAATCTGATAGGTGGTAAGCTAAAATAACTCGCTCTCGACAAGCTCATCGACCGGTTGTGTCTCTTGATGAAAGTGGTTTTGCTCAAGACATGCCACGCCAATAGGGCTATGCTTCGGTTGGTAACCGTGGTGGGGAACGCGACTGGCATGCTCAAGGTCGCCTGAATATCATTGGAGCCTGGTTCGCTTCGTGCCTCTTGACGGTCAGTTTGTTCCAAGGCTCTATCAATACAGCCGTGTTTTCAGCTTGGCTTGAACAAGACTTGCTCCCCAAATTGCCACTAAACTGTGTAATTATCATGGATAACGCTTCTTTTCATCGCAGTGCACCCATTCGGCAACTCATCGAAGATGCCGGGCATGATCTCGAATTCTTGCCTACTTATTCTCCGGATTTGAATCCTATTGAGAGAAAATGGGCTCAAGCCAAGGCTATTCGACGACAACAGTCAGGTTCTATAGTCAGGTTCTATTGAGGAACTTTTTTCTTTCTATATCTTATAACATGAGTCTAAACAATTATTCTATTTACATATACTTGCTTTATTGTACTTCAGCTATAAAATCAATTATTTCTTTGTTAATATCACCATAAACCGTGACGACTTGGTTTTCATTATTCTGCTGCGAATTGACCTGCTCACGAATAGTTTTAAGTGTACTCATAAAATGCTGCAGTTGCGGCCAACGGGTCGTAAAACCGATAGGATAGTGGTTCGTATCTAAAATAGATATAAACTGGTTAAGTTCTATTATCACCTGATCAGTTGAAGTCCGTGCCGGATCTAATTGAGTAGCATATTGATGCGATTGAGTTTTTAATAATAGTTCGCTGACATTCCGTTCATGTTGAATTTGATGAACTACTGTACTTAATTTGAGTGATAATTGGATTAGTTTTTCTAACTAACTCATTTCGTGTGCTATATCCGCTCTTTCTGTCACGACATTAATTGCAAAAAGCAGTAAGCTCAATAAAGGTAACAACAGCATCAAGGCTAATTTGTATTTAATTTGCAAGTCAGCTATTAATTTCATTAGGGGTCTCCAAATAACAAATAGGACTTACGCAGTTGGATTCATAACTAATTGATTTTATTCAACAGCTATTTTGCACTGCAAAATATTAACTTATTGAAATAATTAAATTATCTATTTCAACTGCGTAAGTCCTAACAAAATAAAATTTTGAACAGGAAATAAAGATATGCTTCATCTTCCTTATTCGTCTATACAATATTTATGGGATTATGAAATAAGTCGTCGTGATTTCTTACGAGATATATTAGCGACCGGTGGGTTAATGGCAGCGGGCTTGAGTTTACCTCGTCACAGCTGGGCGCAACCGAATCATTCTGAGGTCATTAAAATCGGTTACTTACTATTGCGGATGCAACGGCTCTATTAATAGCACATGCTAAGGGGTATTTTCAAGCAGAAGGTTTAACCGTTGCGCCTCCTACGATGGTGCCTAGTTGGACCCAGTTAATTCAAGGTTTATTCACCGAAAAATATAACTTAGTTCACTTTCTTAATCCCATTCCCATTTGGTTACGTTATAACCAAAAAATACCCGTTAAAATTATGTCTTGGGCACATCTGAATGGTTCAGCTATTGTCGTTGGCAACCACATTTCAGCGCATTCTTTTACCGATTTAGCTGGGAAACAAATAGCTATTCCTTATTGGTATTCCATGCACAATATCTTATTACAGAATGAGGTGAATCTGAGAGTGGTTACCCCCTCCCTTAATGGTTTGGGCTTTACAAGCACGGAATATCGATGCTTATATTGTCGCTGAACCGATTAATGCCAAAGGAGAATTACAAGCCGGTGCGACCATATTACGATTTACCGGTGATATTTGGAAAAACCACCCCTGTTGTGTCATTTGTATGAATGAAAATACGGTAACTGCTCAACCGGAATGGACCCAGAAAATTATGAATGCGATTGTCAGAGCATAAGTTTATGCGCAACAACATAAAGCCGAATCAGCAGAAATTTTATCTCAAGATGGAAACAATTATATTCCAGTGGCAGCAAAAGTACTTAAACGAGCGATGTTGGCTTACGACCTCCAAACCTATGGCGCCACTCGGGCCATTTCACATCCAGAATGGGGTACGCATTGATTTCTCACCCTGGCCCTATCCCTCTGCTACTCGGTTATTGATAGAAAATCTACAGCAAACAGTCATCGGTAACCGTGATACCGCCTTTATTCAACAATTAGAGCCAGATTTTGTGGTCCACGATTTAGTTGATTATCATTTTGTCAAAGTCGCTATGCAGAAATACGCCCATCAGGGTTTGACCGACCGTAGTTTTGAAGATTCTCTTAACCGGGAAGAAGTTATTATTATTTAAGCCCGTGTAGGGTAGGCAACCGGGCTTATCGTTGCCCACCCAATTCCAAATCTCACGGCATGAGAAGGTGGGAAAACAACAAGACACTTGCCCATCCTACTAAACTACGCTAGACTCACTCTTGAATCACCACCTCCAACGGTAACTTATTCACGATCAAGGTTCCATCTGCTAACCGATAACCAAACTGAATCTCCAACCGACCGGTAGCGGGAAATTGGCCACGATACCAAATCATTTCTTGCAGTGGCTTCAATACCACTCCTTCCTCAAATGCCACCAATTGCTCCGCATCACCTCCCCAAGGTAACACTTGACCCTGATTATCAACCATAAAATACAGCGGCGGCGTCTCTTTTGTCGCCCAATAAGTTGCATACAATACCCAATCAACTGTTTCGTTTACTAGCTGATTCGGAGCGGCGGCAATCCGACCTCGCACTTCGACCGTATCAACTAAATTTACCGTCATTTGCCGCTGAAAGATTTCACCATCCGTAGAAATGCCGCCAGCAAATTGAGTACAAGTTCCACTCGAATGACCTAACGTCATCGTGTCTACCAATGGCAAAACCGGAATCATCTCTACTAACAAGTGATTTTCACAAGGTATTTGGGATTGCTCAATAAATTTAACATTGTTTTCAAACTCCACGTCTTCACTCCACTTGACATTTTTGCCGATAATTACATTGGCGAGATGACTATCCGCTTGAATCGTTAAATCTTCCAATAAAGCCGGTGCCGCAGAATCGCCATAAATCTCACCTTGCAAACTACCGCCGCTAAGATGAGTTCCAGCCGCTAAATGAACATCTGTAAAAACTCCACCGACCAAACTATTGTTAATGATATTACCCGCTAAAGTGCCTCCCCATACTTGCGCACCCACAAATTCAAACTCCATCAAGGTGCCTTGATTGACAATGTAACCACTTAGTTTGCCCCCTTTTAATATCGTATCTGGTTGAATGGTCACTTGAGAGACGAAACCTTGGTTATCAATTACACCGGCTAATTGACCGCCCGCTACTTTTGCGTTATTTTCTAAAGTCACATCAGTCAAAACTTGACCTTGGTTTCGGCATAGCCAATCAATCATGACACCCGGTAGGGTAGGACAAGTATTTGAGTTAAGTGTTTCAACTACAAAGTAGTTTTGATTAATAGCAGGGGCAATCTCGATATTAGATAAATCAGAATGACTAGTTAGTTGTTGATCTTGTATTACCTCAGGTTGAGATTTTCCAGACTCTGACTGAGGTTGTTCAGGTTCAGACTGAGGTTGTTCAGGTTCAGACTGAGGTTGTTCAAGTTCAGACTGAGGTTGTACAGGTTTTGACTGAGGTTGCACAGGTTCTAACTGAGGTTGTGCAGGTTCAGACTGAGGTTGTAGAGGTTCAGACTGAGATTCTTTAGGTTTTGACTGAGGTTGTAGAGATTCAGACTGAGATTGTCCAGGTTTACTTTCAGGTTTATAAATAATAATATTAGATAGGGTTGGTGTTATAGTAACTGGCGTTACTACTACTTTAGGTTGATTAGAATTAGGATTATTGATGACAACAGGTATCTGAATGATAAAGACTTCGGCAGTAGAGAAGATATTTGGATCGGCTTGCGAAGTCGCTTTAAGCGTCATGAAGTTAGCATTCGGTATCGTAAGATTAACTAACACTTTGACTGTCTCTAACCCGTTGACCGGAACGACGGCTAATTGTTGCCCATTCTGAGTAGAATCCATTACCGTAATCGTATAAACATCCTCTGCTGGGCCACCGTTAGTCAGAATTAACTGAACCGGCACTGTATCTCCTAGCTTACCAGATACTTTGCTCGGTGCAACGAGAGCAACGTCACGTAAAATCTTACTCGGACCCACCACGATAGAGTCAGATTTAATGTGTTCTGCTAACGTTTCCCCCGGTTCAAGGAGAATGTTATCCGCAAAGATTTGCACTTCACCCTGCGCTGTTAAAATCGGGCCGGTGCTATTCCGCAAATCAATCAGTCCACCTTTTCCAACCGCTAAAGTGATATTACCGCTAGCTTCGATCACCGTACCATTGAGGTTGCTTAAATCTAAAGTCCAGTCATTGCCTCCATAAATAGCAATATCACCGCCATTAACCTGTGTTGCTGCACCCGCGAGGGAGATGACATTCGGTTCGATTCGTACCCAACCCGCTTGACCATCGACTGTGCATCCATCACCACCATGACCGGCTTTGGCAATGCCACCTTCGATATGAACGTCAGGTAAAGAAACTAACCAAAGGTTGCCACCTTTGCCACCGGTTTGTTGTGTCCCTTGGGGATTGCAGTTGCCACCGTTTCCGGCGATAGCTTTGGCACCATTTTGATTGTAAAGATGACCTGTACCACCCAGTTTACCCCAAATTTGGGTTAGTCCACCCTGACCACTTTCGCCAGGTTGAGTACCGAGAACGTTGCCACCATTCCCAGCTTGAATCTGATTAGTATTAGTCGTATTGCGACCGAGAACGAGGGCATTTCCGCCCGGTGCGCCATATTGCAAACCATCGCCACCTTTGCCGGCAATGATTTTACCGGTGTTGAGGATAGGACCACCCGAACCGTACCACCACCAATCACCTAATTTATCTTGTTGATGAAACTCGGTTCCTACTTTCAGCATCACACTAGCGCCCGGTTGCGCACAACCGAAAGTTCCAACCGTCGCTGCTTGAGTACATGTGCTTCCAGCAAGTTCATCAGCACCTGCTTGACCAAGAATGACTCCTTGATTTTCTAGATAATCGGTGGCTTGAATTTCTAAAGCGGTACCTTGATTGTCTAAGCTTTGCAAAGTGCCCGCGACGCATAAGGTTCTCACTTTGGCAACGGCTTGACCGGTAACGGTATGGCCGGAGTTGATGCGTACGACATCGGTTTCGTTGGGAATTTGCGAAGTTGACCAGGTCGTGGGCGCATTCCAATTGCCATTTTGGCTGGATTCAATGGTGATGTTGGTGTTGTCACAATCCTTTGATCCATATGCTAGGCCAAGTAGCAGTGATTCCAGAGGAGGTAAGCCAGAAGTCACGGTTAAGTGAGCTTGTTTTTGACCCAAGAACCTGGGCATAAACCCAATGTTTAGGTCACATTGCTCGCCCGGATGGAGAATATCGTGGGCAGTACATTGCCATTTGTCCAAGGAAAATTCAGCGGCGTTGTCGCCCGTGAGAGTAAAGTTGTTTAATTTTAGACTCAGTTTGCCGCTGTTGTTAAGGATAAAAGTTTGTGGTTCGTTGGAACCGACGCCAAGTGTGACTGAGCCAAAGTCATATTCGGTGGGTGTTAGTTCTAATTGTGCTTGTCCAGCCGCGATGGCTTTAGCTTGTAGGGCTACTGTGGATACTGGTAGTTCGGGATGGTCTCTTAATTTGAAGGTTAACTCGGCTTGTTTCTCTCCGGCGACGGTGGGCGTGAAGACGGTGTTAAATCGGCAGTAGGAATAGGAGTATTTGTCCCAATGGGAGTAGGTGCAGTCGAGATTTTGGACGCTAAACTCTGCTGCATCTTGACCCACAACTTCAATGGCTTCAATTTGTAACTCTTCACCACAATTTTGAATGGCGGTGAAGTTGACCGTTTGGTTGAGGCTGGTGATATCACCAACGAGAATGGTGCCCAAGTTGGGTAATTCTGGGTAGAGATTGAAGACCTGTTGGAAGGTAGTTGAGCAACCAGTACCCGCGAGCAGAATATCGGTAGCGGCAGTGCTACCGGGTAAAGTCAGTTTAGTCAATTTGGTGCTTTCCGATTGTGGTTGGAAGTCAACAGTGACTTGGCAGGTGTTAGCCGGTGTCAGCAGGGTATTGGAACAGGTGTCGTGGTTGAGTGCAAAGTCGGTAGTGTTAG
Encoded here:
- a CDS encoding transposase, with amino-acid sequence MGTVNKLAERVQNSLEEIFPQLRQTVTRKLSLAVGAMLEGQTPNPVELSKLLPLQPKRPDMREQWLRRLLKNSLLNGTVGMKPFATRELSKAGPNRQPILLCLAQSDLGNRIALLIISLRVGGRALPLAW
- a CDS encoding transposase, whose amino-acid sequence is MGFEAQKELLEGVWSWRLTDAEVLLLAERFYPSRGLFEWLHSPGWKYRLRLKSKVFASPGWGEETTPRELARGMTERFWPKVRLFASGVRTNLGLLPEAGHPQPGIIAMDCYPGRAAVMDYRERGGIEPRFADFKTRGVDLEDSQLRQADRLERFVLILVLSRYWCVHIGCDDAAQNPTPLEKKAPHQTDPEHWISRKLRRSLGSWFKRGLRLIRRCLQQNRPVPPLFRG
- a CDS encoding transposase — encoded protein: MTVSLFQGSINTAVFSAWLEQDLLPKLPLNCVIIMDNASFHRSAPIRQLIEDAGHDLEFLPTYSPDLNPIERKWAQAKAIRRQQSGSIVRFY
- a CDS encoding twin-arginine translocation pathway signal, which produces MVPSWTQLIQGLFTEKYNLVHFLNPIPIWLRYNQKIPVKIMSWAHLNGSAIVVGNHISAHSFTDLAGKQIAIPYWYSMHNILLQNEVNLRVVTPSLNGLGFTSTEYRCLYCR
- a CDS encoding twin-arginine translocation pathway signal, with the protein product MVWALQARNIDAYIVAEPINAKGELQAGATILRFTGDIWKNHPCCVICMNENTVTAQPEWTQKIMNAIVRA
- a CDS encoding twin-arginine translocation pathway signal, coding for MAPLGPFHIQNGVRIDFSPWPYPSATRLLIENLQQTVIGNRDTAFIQQLEPDFVVHDLVDYHFVKVAMQKYAHQGLTDRSFEDSLNREEVIII
- a CDS encoding glucosyltransferase-I precursor — translated: MKRYIIHLFMWLSLFICTVQAAEWKIQHHLRMNFQAVWGSVSNDVFAVGLDGLIFHYDGSQWREMDTGMTNSKVFYPLKGIWGTSSMDVFAVGVYGTILHYDGNQWTAMNSGTSTILKGIWGTSSADVFAVGLDGTILHYDGNQWTAMNSGTSSGFLNIWGSSSNDVFAVGLNGILHYDGNQWTTMSDISSSVIGIWGTSSNDVFAVGISGTIFHYNGQKWMIIQMGGGPLETFNDLWGSSNTDMFAVGAKGKILHYDGSKWTTMNSGISSDLTSVWGSSSNDIFAVGWDGTILHYDGSQWITLNTMPYSSLKRIWGTSSTDMFAVGDGGKILHSDGNQLTAMESGTSASLNDIWGNSNQDIFTVGAKGTLLHYDGSNWTPVDSGSGSDLKGIWGSSNTDVFVVGDLGTVLHSDGKTWTTLDSGTLSGLNSIWGSANTDVFVVGKNLILHYDGDQWTSKETESSSVIWGSSSNDVFAVVDMPSDRVFHYDGNQWKSIIMGNTYLLTSLWGSSNTDVFAVGETSNNPGFGIILHYDGDTWMETTQIEMGSDASPLSTLWGSPEGDVFAIIDSAILRCTDCQQKTSDLQATPRSHNFWNIAVGDQASQTFTVTNTGNGDAQLQPLVLANTTDFALNHDTCSNTLLTPANTCQVTVDFQPQSESTKLTKLTLPGSTAATDILLAGTGCSTTFQQVFNLYPELPNLGTILVGDITSLNQTVNFTAIQNCGEELQIEAIEVVGQDAAEFSVQNLDCTYSHWDKYSYSYCRFNTVFTPTVAGEKQAELTFKLRDHPELPVSTVALQAKAIAAGQAQLELTPTEYDFGSVTLGVGSNEPQTFILNNSGKLSLKLNNFTLTGDNAAEFSLDKWQCTAHDILHPGEQCDLNIGFMPRFLGQKQAHLTVTSGLPPLESLLLGLAYGSKDCDNTNITIESSQNGNWNAPTTWSTSQIPNETDVVRINSGHTVTGQAVAKVRTLCVAGTLQSLDNQGTALEIQATDYLENQGVILGQAGADELAGSTCTQAATVGTFGCAQPGASVMLKVGTEFHQQDKLGDWWWYGSGGPILNTGKIIAGKGGDGLQYGAPGGNALVLGRNTTNTNQIQAGNGGNVLGTQPGESGQGGLTQIWGKLGGTGHLYNQNGAKAIAGNGGNCNPQGTQQTGGKGGNLWLVSLPDVHIEGGIAKAGHGGDGCTVDGQAGWVRIEPNVISLAGAATQVNGGDIAIYGGNDWTLDLSNLNGTVIEASGNITLAVGKGGLIDLRNSTGPILTAQGEVQIFADNILLEPGETLAEHIKSDSIVVGPSKILRDVALVAPSKVSGKLGDTVPVQLILTNGGPAEDVYTITVMDSTQNGQQLAVVPVNGLETVKVLVNLTIPNANFMTLKATSQADPNIFSTAEVFIIQIPVVINNPNSNQPKVVVTPVTITPTLSNIIIYKPESKPGQSQSESLQPQSKPKESQSEPLQPQSEPAQPQLEPVQPQSKPVQPQSELEQPQSEPEQPQSEPEQPQSESGKSQPEVIQDQQLTSHSDLSNIEIAPAINQNYFVVETLNSNTCPTLPGVMIDWLCRNQGQVLTDVTLENNAKVAGGQLAGVIDNQGFVSQVTIQPDTILKGGKLSGYIVNQGTLMEFEFVGAQVWGGTLAGNIINNSLVGGVFTDVHLAAGTHLSGGSLQGEIYGDSAAPALLEDLTIQADSHLANVIIGKNVKWSEDVEFENNVKFIEQSQIPCENHLLVEMIPVLPLVDTMTLGHSSGTCTQFAGGISTDGEIFQRQMTVNLVDTVEVRGRIAAAPNQLVNETVDWVLYATYWATKETPPLYFMVDNQGQVLPWGGDAEQLVAFEEGVVLKPLQEMIWYRGQFPATGRLEIQFGYRLADGTLIVNKLPLEVVIQE